The Melopsittacus undulatus isolate bMelUnd1 chromosome 9, bMelUnd1.mat.Z, whole genome shotgun sequence genomic interval tcccccccctcccctgctTCTTTAAGCCCTTATTCAAGTTACAGCTTAGCTCTATTCCCAGTGAAATATATGGGTATTTTGGGATGTGGCTTCCTAGTTCTCGCAggcatttaaagaaaacttgaGCTTTCTGTGTTAAATAACTTTACCAGCTGCAATCAGTGCACGCTCCTTCCCCACATGCAGCTTTCCTTACCAAACCCCCCCAATTTCAGTCCAGATTTCACTTACCATTCCTTAGAAATTCAAGCTGGGACAACACAGATGTAGGAGGGAGGATCAGAAACCGTGCAAGGGCAAGGCCTCCTTTCTGCCCCACATTTCACAAGGCAGGAGCAAGCTGCTTTGGTGAATTCTGACTGGAAGCCAATGCAAACTTCTCGGCAGCAGGTTGTGCTTTCTGTTTGAAAGCTGGGAAGAGCCCAGCTCGTCTGACTCTTCACTTTTACTATAAGACATGATTATAGGCTAAGGTCACAAAGCAGAGCCGCTAACCTCTGCATGAACTTCCTCGTGTTCGGCACATGTGGGTATTTCATTATGGGGTCAGAGGCTCTGCTGACTGACAGGCTGTGCGCACCAGGAAAGTGCAATCTCACTTTTAAAGCCTTTCTTTCAACCTGCCCCTGTGTCCTCCATGTGTGAATGGAGGAGGAAGCTGTATCTTTAAGAaacatgttttggtttgggtttccccccctccccgttTCCTATGAAATATTGTTAAGTGCTGCCAATGGGATGGAGCCCTTTAAGGGTGTTGTGTAAAACACCTTGCTCTGCATTCACTGCAGCACTAAGATGCCTTCTGATCCTTCTCCAGAGAAGGTAAAGACAGGGCAAAACGTAGCAATCAGGCAGCAAGGATGCTCTGCAACAGCAGTAACAACCATCCCCTTCCCTGTGCAGAACTGGGAGCTATTGACTATTCATGGCAAAGCGTTTCCAAAGCGGCAGAGCCTATGGAAAATGACAGCGTGTAACAAGATTGAGTGGCATTTCCTTCGCACTGGGTCACATGCCTCCcaattcacacacacacaaaccctcATACGCTGATCAAATGACTCCTATCTCTGCAGCCCACATACCTTCCACAGAAAGAGTTGTTTTATTATGCACATGGACAGCTCTGTTTTCAATCAGTCACCTTGAGCGGATGACTGAGGGCCAGTGTTCGCTCCATCTGGAGGGCGCTGCGTTTGCTCTCCAAGAGGCAGAGTCTCCATCCGTAAgcaatttattcatttttcctttgggaaaggggggaaaagaaagaaaacaaatatgcaGATTCCCCCCCCTCGCCTTCCCCTACCCATAGGAAGTTTGCATGGCTTAGCTGGGGAAGCACAGGACTGCCGGCTGCGCTAGGAAGGATGGATTTTGCCCTCGTACCTCCATGGGCTCGCAGCAGAATTAAGGGTCTCATGAATGCAGAGCACTTGCTGTGGGTCACAGCACATTGAGGTGCTGGGGGTCAAATGAGCCCTGGCAGTTTAGCACAAGGCTCGGATCACCTTTACCTCCGTACCTGGAGCATGGAGTGGTGAGGTGACACCAGCCACCCGCTGCCCTGCCAGCCCATGGTTAATGAGCTCAGCGCAGCACCAGGGCAGTGCAGGTGATGCTGACGTTGGCACACTGATTCATTACATCTGGAGGGGAAAATCCGCCTCCTGGATGTTGAAgcacagtaaatatttttggcTCCTGACAGATTGATCCTTGCATTATGCTGATTAGCCTGTATTTGTGGAAGTGGGGAAGTTAAAAATAAGGTTGGTGGAAATCTACAAGAGATAAGGGAAGGATCCGTGTTTATGGCCACCAGCAATAACctccttttttctattttggggtttttttatttttggtggtACAGATTTCAAcgctttcttttttctccccattctTTCCTTTGGCTCTAAGCTGAAAGCCCATCATTTATCTTCTCTCTCCAGTAATATCCTGTAAATCCAGAGTGCACCCGGTTGGGAAATGAGTTCTGAAAGAATTCTTTTGCAAGTATCTGGTGCAATCCCATGAAATGCTTCGGCCCTGACAGTCCTTAGGGGGTGGTACAGACACAGCAAAGCGTGTAGCAGCATGTGTACTCAGTGAGGCTGGATGCTTCGGCCTTTCCTGCGGGCTAGAGAGCTTTACGAGCCTCAGTACATGGAGATAAATGATTAAACCAACCTCTGAgcattgctgttttgttttcctacaCTCAGGCTCTCACCTGAACTTTCACCGCCTGGTATATGCTGTTGGGATATCCATAAGAGATCGCCCAGGAATGGTGGATCACTTGCTGCCTACTGATGAATCCTTTTCATCTACAAGATCTCCCCTGGGATACTTTGGGGACATGACAGCAGGGGTGAGGTCCTACCAAATGCTGCCCTCTCCCCTGTCTGAAGATGACAGTGACTCGTCCAGCTTTTGTTCTTGTTCCAGCCCTGACTCCCAGGTTCTCAGCTCCAGCTATGGAAGCACATCCAGTGCAGAAAGTCAGGACAGTATCTTAGACTACTTGTTGTCCCAGGCATCTTTGGGGAATGCCGCAGCATCATGGTGGGACAAAAGGAGACTTCAGCCGATAGTGAAAGAGGAGTACTTTAGGTTGCCTGAATTTGCTGTGGATATGGAAGACTCAGGACCATTTCAGCCCACGCTTGAGGAAATTGAGGAATTTCTGGAGGAGAACATGGAGTTGGAGCTCAAAGAAAGACCTAAAAGTGAGACCAAGGACTTGAGAGCTTGCAGCCAAGTTTCTGTTGCTTCGCTACAGCAAAAAGACCATATGTTACCCAGCGCCAGtttaaaagagagcaaaaaCGAACAGTTGAGCAGCTCAACAACGGAAGGTGGCCAAGCTTCAAACGGAGGAGTGTCCCTGGAGAACGGGATACCGGTTATGCTCCAAATTCAGCCTGTACAGATCAAACAGGAGTCCAACGCGAGCCCCACTTCCCAAGGACCAGCACAAGAGAACATTAAAATTGCCCAGCTCCTAGTCAACATCCAAGGGCAAACATTTGCCCTTGTGCCTCAGATAGTTCAGTCGTCCAATTTGAACTTGTCCTCTAAGTTTGTCCGCATCGCTCCCGTGCCCATCGCTGCCAAGCCAATTGGGCCAGGAGGCATGATCCCGGGGCAGACGGGCATCATCATGGGTCAGAAGTTCCAGAAGAACCCCGCAGCAGAACTGATTAAAATGCACAAATGCTCTTTCCCGGGTTGCACCAAGATGTACACAAAGAGCAGCCACTTGAAAGCCCACCTGAGGAGGCACACAGGAGAAAAGCCTTTCGCCTGCACGTGGCCGGGATGCGGATGGAGGTTGGTATTGGGGGGCAGCGCTACCCAACCCCCCTTCCCCTTTTGACTCCATTGACCTGACTTGCTGAGCAAGTGGGTTTGCACTCTGGTTTGTAAAGTGTTTCTGTTCCCAAAACTACCTGTTTGCTTTGAGAATTAAGACCTTGTTCTTCCTGTTAGGTGATGGAGGGGCTTTGAGAAATGAACTAGCAGAGCATCCCTTGCCTGGCACCTAAGTGCCTTCAAAACTGGCTCATCATAGCTTGTATTTCACTCCAAGAAGGTCAGGTTAAGCTTGTTACCACCAACAATACCTTATGTTCATGTTGCTCTGGTTGCAACACGCAGGCTGCAGCAGATCCTTAGGGGGTGTGAGCTGAGGGCTGCAAGTGGTTTAGGATGGTTTAGGGCAGAATCACTGCACGTGGCTCAGCTGCATAGGGCTAAATGTGATCACTGAAGGGCTGTGATAAGCGAGTGAGTGTGGTTAGAAGCAGTTTGATGGTAAATATGCCTCATCCCACTCCTGGAAATGCTGGCAGTGACAACCTGGCGTGCTCTGGGGTTTTATTCTCTGCCTTGATTCAGGAAGATGAGTGGGTGCCACTCGAGGTTGCAAAGAGCTGTCAGATGCAACAACAGAACCAGAAGGCTGCGGTGGAATTAAGCATTGCTTCAATGGGAGATTGCAGTTTGGTTGAGCAAAATGTTTCGCAGAGGGCATCTcctgatttatttcatttatttacttgcttatttttaatactaGTTGAAGAATTgaagctgtttttaaaaggtCAACTTTTGATATTAAGGCAAGTTTGATGGAagctctcctccctccttccagTATTAGCTGCCTTACGAGCCTGCCTGCTGTCAACCCTTAATGCACAGCACCACAAGTGAGGATGGGAGAAACCAAAATCTCAGCTCCCTTGTAGTCAGTTAAACCAGACTTCTCTCAAACCACTGTCCTGCAGAGCTTTAGAGAGCAATGTCTAATGAGGAAATGGGTTGTGATCATGGGCAACAGACGAGGTAAAAAGTAACAGGCGAGGGTTGTGTAAAAATGCAAGTATGTGAGACACGCAGCAGTTAGAGATGGCTGGCTTGGTTTGAGGGAAAAGGTCAGAGTGGGACTGACTCTCTGCTCCCCAATGGGGCCAGCTTGAAATTTGCCTCTGAGATCAATGCTATTgatttgctttcccttttcagtTTATGGTGGCTCTATAAACTGGGGATGATTCTCTTTTGTCCTGGTGGCACTTCTCATAAGCTGGGCTGCTCTGGATGCACTGACATTAAGCCGTGTCATTTAGCTCACTGGTCCCATACAGGCTGATCTGCTCCTCACCTGCAGCAGAGGCACTCACTCCTCTGGATTCGGTTGCCAGAGTCCGTGCAGGCAGCAGATGTGCCTCCTGCCTGCAAACATGCCTGTGGGTGTTGTGTTGGCTTCCCTTGTGCTGGGATGTGAGCAAACCCCTTGATTTTGTGACAGATGCATGTGGCACGTGAGGGTTTGTCTGATCCATGCTGAGGTTTATAGAATGCATACAGGGACTCTATGGCTCAGGATGAccttttccagctctgtctTATTTCAAAGCTGGCATTCCCCAGGCTGCAAAACCAAGGGGAACATGTAGGAAAAACATTGAGTGGTAAGGGGTGGAGATTGAGTTTACACTGGGCAGCCTGCCTTCTCCCAGCATTACAGTGAATGGTGTGGATCAAAAGGAAGGTGCAGGGGTGAGGTGGGCCAGGAGAAGCGCAGATCCTGTATCCAACAGCACCCTGAGCTTTCACTCTCAGCCAGCCACATGTTTTTAAAGACGAGGATCCCAACAGGGATGAGAAATCAATCCCCTCAGCTATGAGAACATGTGCGCTGTGCACAAACAACTCTCTGTTGCTGTTTGTCCTGTTGCATTTCACTGACCCCCAACACCCCCACACTTCAGAAGGGCTCTGCTCTGAGGGGGAGGTTTATAGCCAGCAGGAGAGGCAGCGCTCACAGCGATCCTTAGCACCAGCCTGAGACTGCAGCACATCCCCTGCACGGCTGCTCCCACATCAAAGGCCAGACCCAGTCCAGCTCTGCATTACCAGTCCCCTTTCATCAATAAAGCCTGTTTACCTTTTCCAGAAGTTCAGTGAGAGCTGTGATCTCACATGACTTCACTCGAATGCATCTGGACTCGCTGTCTGCTCCCAGTTTTATATCAGCACAGATGAATCTAAGCCCTAAACcactgctgggctctgctttcctcctcctttgccTGCAAGCTTGTGCTTGCGCATTTCCTTTTCCACCAAGGGCACTCCAGACCTGACCTCACTGAAGATGGTCATTTCAAAACCAAGACCAAGTGTTGCCTAGCAccaaggggctgagctgtggagTGGGTTAAACCTTTCCCAGCTGGGAAATACACAACGCTGCTCTGGCAAAGTCACACGCTTTAAGTGCACCAAGGTAGGGGTGTATGCACAGCAAACACTTTTCTAATCCCTAGGCCAGTGGGAGCACCCCAGCCTCTTGAGGAGGCTGAACCCTGTTTGCTTGTGCCTTCCTTGGCTGTTTTGAGTGCTTGCAGAGCTGTTCATCAGTGGCTGGTGACCCGTTGAGTTCAATCCACACTGTACCGGTCAGCGCCCTGATCCGTGTCGTGCCAGTTTATACCTTTGGCACACAGCAACCTCTGGTCAGTGCTGGTCCTGAGACCAGaaaccagagctgcagcatgggCTGGTCCCCAGTGGCTGTGTCATGGCATGGAGCAGGGCAAACTCGATCtctcccctggtgcagcagcATACAAAGCTGCAGTTGTAAGGCTGGAGGGATTAGGCAATCACCTCTCAATGTCCTCAGCATCTTCTCCCTGGTGGCACTTCCCTGCTCTGCACGTGACAGTGGACAGTACAAGCTCTGCCTGCTTTGGTAGGGAGGGTGTAAAGGCTTATAATGCATGTGGTTGGGAGCGTGTATGGGACCAAACAAGCATGGGGAGGATCATGTGTGGGGCAGGTCAGGGCAGGTGTCTTGCATTGGTGTTTTTTGCTGGTGCTGTGCAAAGGGGTTTGTGGGTGTGTAGGAGGTGTGCTGGTTTGACACAGTGGAGctttggggatggggaggatgaATATGGAAGTTCAAGTCCagcttggacagggcttggagcaacctgctctagtggaaggtgtccctgcctgtagttggaactggatgagctttaaggtcccttccaacacaaaccattccatgattctagaGCCTCCTCTCCACTGTGGAGAAGTATAGTCTGAGTCAGTCTCAATGGCTGGTAGCCATGGTAGGAACCACAGCGTACCAGGCTGAAGCTATTGTCCTTTCCTGCCCTCAGAGCCATGCAGCAATGTCACTGTATGGCTGGGAGACACAGGACACATCCTACACACCAGGGAGCTCCAGTATTTATCTTCAAGGGAGATGTAGTTACAGCTCCTTTGAGGTCCCACCATATAGAATGATGATGGAGAGTCTTCTAGTCTTATAGTTGCTGTGGAATTGCCCGGATCCCTCCACCTTCCATTAGAAGGAGGAATCCTTCTGGAAACACCAGTGACTCGGGATAGTGAAGTGTTCCTTGCTCTTACAtgggttttgtttgaatttGCCATACCACTGGAGATTACTTGCAGTTTTCTGGGGGCGATGTCAGTGCCAGAACGTGCTGCAAATACCCTTCCACTGCAGAGCGAGGCCACCAGCTCCTCCCGGCTTCCTTGTCCTAACCTTTGCGTTGTTTTTGTGTAAACACCCCAACAGCTTGAGGTTTATTTCTGTGGGCTCTGTAAGCTGATCTTTCCGTGACTGCTGGGGAACAGCGTTGCAACATTCCTGCCTCTTCAGCTAAGGACATCGTTATGAGGCACAGTGTATTTTTATCGGATGAACTCATCCGAGCTCATTCCTGACGTGCGCCTCTTGCTCCCCCACCATCCATGCACTTCCCTCCGAAATGGACTTGTGGAGCTATCCTGCAGGATTAGCCATGTGCCACTGTACTTCTGTGGCACGTGGTGACCTCGATGGCCATGGGCATGGGACAGCCCAACCACATC includes:
- the KLF15 gene encoding Krueppel-like factor 15, with amino-acid sequence MVDHLLPTDESFSSTRSPLGYFGDMTAGVRSYQMLPSPLSEDDSDSSSFCSCSSPDSQVLSSSYGSTSSAESQDSILDYLLSQASLGNAAASWWDKRRLQPIVKEEYFRLPEFAVDMEDSGPFQPTLEEIEEFLEENMELELKERPKSETKDLRACSQVSVASLQQKDHMLPSASLKESKNEQLSSSTTEGGQASNGGVSLENGIPVMLQIQPVQIKQESNASPTSQGPAQENIKIAQLLVNIQGQTFALVPQIVQSSNLNLSSKFVRIAPVPIAAKPIGPGGMIPGQTGIIMGQKFQKNPAAELIKMHKCSFPGCTKMYTKSSHLKAHLRRHTGEKPFACTWPGCGWRFSRSDELSRHRRSHSGVKPYQCPVCEKKFARSDHLSKHVKVHRFPRSNRSIRSVN